Proteins encoded in a region of the Triticum dicoccoides isolate Atlit2015 ecotype Zavitan chromosome 3A, WEW_v2.0, whole genome shotgun sequence genome:
- the LOC119268560 gene encoding uncharacterized protein LOC119268560: protein MSVMRLSDIGCLLLEAHRCSQALIKSLRFSLNMSFPIFHAAGRVLMDECWMAALFGVVVASTAARPGKVNASVALKMDWWQLVAAASECAPDRWVPHTRQVAWLGSQVLDVRFGCEVCLVLGLDQHPFINWIGVATDVV, encoded by the exons ATGTCGGTGATGAGGTTATCCGACATTGGCTGCTTGCTTCTTGAAGCACACCGGTGTTCCCAAGCACTCATCAAGTCTCTGAGATTTTCT CTAAACATGTCGTTTCCAATATTTCACGCTGCTGGGCGTGTGTTGATGGACGAGTGCTGGATGGCGGCGTtgtttggcgtcgtggtggcgtcgacggcagctagaccTGGCAAGGTTAATGCGTCagtagctctgaagatggattggtggcagttggtggcggcggcctctgagTGTGCGCCGGACCgatgggtgccccatacccggcaggtggcttggttggggtctcaggtcttagatgttaggtttggctgcgaggtttgtttggtattaggcctagatcagcatcccttcatcaactggataggagtagcgacagatgttgtctAG